The genomic region CAATATCTGCATCAGTGAACAGCAATACCTGACCGCGGGCCGCCGCTGCACCTACTTTTCGTCCTCCATCATGCCCCAATGCTTCGGCATAAGTGAGTACTCGTGCCCCTGCACGTTTAGCTGCGTTAGCTGTACCATCTGTTGAACCATTAACAACGACAAGTACTTCAGCGTCACGACATATCCGCAGCGCTTCCCGAACGACGGCCCCAATTGTTTTCTCCTCATTCATAGCAGGGATAATGACCGAGAGCATAGGCCGCTGAGAATCGTCCCCATGCGGAGAGGTATCTCTTATGCCATTTTCGGCTTCATTCTTGGTCCCATCCTTTGCCTGTAGCATCTGCTGCTTGGGTGGAATAACGAACATATAGGCCTTTGTACCCTTTTTCTGTCCAGACTTCAAACCTCGTTTCTTCAGCACTGTTTTTCCGCGTCTCACTTTCGATTGCGTTGCAAAACGTGCTTTAGTACGGGTTTTACGCAACACTTTCACCTCCCGCATTCAATCATGAGCATGCCAAGGGAGTACACGTTATTCTATGTATTCGTGGAGCAGTGGAAACGGCGTATGTCCTTGCACCAAGCAGGTTCTCTCTGCGAATCAGGGGGGACAAGCCTTCCTTTTAGACAAAATACGTCAAAATATGCGTAAAACGCTACCTCTCCCCTACTTCAGACACAATTTTAGAAAAAAGCCAAATTTGCATCTTTTCCAAAGTTTTACACTGTGATAATATACGATCCAAGCAGTTTTATTTACAAAAATAACCTTGTAAGGAACACAAGTTCCCTATCTTCTTCTTTAACTATTTATTGACCTTAGGTTAGTTATTTAGTTATTGATGATGCATTTGCAAAACATGTTTAGTTATTTGTGTTTCTGATCTTGAGAGGAGTGATGCTGTTCAAAACATACTGCCATTGTCATTTACGTAAACCCGGAATGAACAACCCAGTTTTCCGTGAACACACCTTCTACCTGCGCAATTGGACAACCCCCGGCTTCTGAAAGAGGAACACAATGGACGATTAAGCCTTCGGGCTGAACCGAATAAACGGTAATCCTTTGGGTTGTGTTGATCACTCCCCAAGCCAAGGCCCAACCGATTTTGTTCCAATCGTTTCTTGTCTCATTCCACGCTTCAGGTTCAGCCCCACGCTCCGCGCTGCCCAAGTTGCAGACGGAATCCCAACCGAGATTGGCATGATTATGAAATTGATTCATTTTTCCAAAAAAAATAAGTTTGAGAATGGGAGAGTTTACTATGAAATTTGCCAAAGTTATGCCAACAATTCTTGGAGGAGCTCTTTTGCTCGCTTCCGTATCCTCTGCTACTGCAGCTCCAGTGTCTGATCAATCCATTCCACTTCAGGCCCCTTATGCCTCTGAGGAGGGTATTCCATTGAGCAGTGGAACAGATGACACCATCTTCAATTACCTTGGACAACAGGAACAATTCCTGAATTCCGATGTGAGATCCCAGCTCAAAATTGTCAAAAGAAATACCGATACCGCTGGCGTAAGACACTTCCGTTTGAAACAGTATATTAAAGGTATCCCGGTCTATGGTGCAGAACAGACGATCCACCTGGACAAAACCGGAGCCGTGAGTTCCGCGCTTGGCGATCTGCCACCAATTGAAGAGCAAGCTATTCCGAATGATGGTGTAGCCGAGATCAGCCGAGAAGACGCGATCCGCATTGCAACCGAAGAAGCAACCTCCCGTATTGGAGAGCTTGGTGCAGCGGAAATCACACCTCAAGCTGAATTGAACATCTATCATCATGAAGAAGATGGTCAGACTTATCTGGTTTATATCACGGAAGTTAACGTGCTTGAACCTGCCCCTCTGCGGACCAAGTATTTCGTAAACGCAGTGGATGGCAATATCGTATCCCAGTTTGACCTCATTAACTTTGCCACTGGAACAGGTACGGGTGTGCTTGGTGATACCAAAACCCTGACAACCACCCAATCCGGCAGCACCTTCCAACTGAAAGATACCACTCGCGGTAATGGCATCCAAACGTACACGGCGAACAATGGCTCTTCGCTGCCAGGTACCCTGCTTACGGATTCAGATAATGTATGGACCGATCGTGCAGGTGTAGATGCTCATGCTTATGCTGCTGCCACGTATGATTTCTACAAAAACAAATTTAACCGTAACGGCATTAATGGTAACGGATTGTTGATCAGATCCACTGTGCATTACGGCTCCAATTACAATAACGCCTTCTGGAACGGGGCACAGATTGTCTTTGGTGATGGAGACGGAACGACGTTCCGATCCCTGTCCGGTGATCTGGATGTTGTGGGTCATGAATTGACACATGGTGTTATTGAGTACACAGCCAATCTGGAATATCGCAATGAACCAGGTGCACTCAACGAAGCCTTTGCCGATATTTTCGGCAATACGATCCAAAGCAAAAACTGGCTGCTCGGTGATGATATCTACACACCTAACATTCCAGGAGACGCGCTCCGCTCCCTGTCCAACCCTACATTGTATGGTCAACCTGACAAATACAGTGATCGCTACACAGGTACACAGGATAACGGTGGTGTGCATATCAACAGTGGTATCATTAACAAAGCCTATTTCCTCGCAGCTCAAGGCGGAACACACAATGGTGTGACGGTTACTGGAATCGGCCGGGATAAAGCGATCCAAATTTTCTACAGCACATTGGTGAACTACCTGACGCCAACGTCCAAATTTGCAGCTGCCAAGACAGCTACCATTCAAGCTGCCAAAGATCTGTACGGAGCAACTTCCGCTGAAGCGACTGCCATTACCAAAGCGTATCAAGCTGTAGGCCTGTAAAACTTACTTTAATTCTTGTGGTTAAACTTATAATGAACTCATTTTAAATTGTAACGAAACGTTCAGACACCCCTCACCGTCCGAACGGATCAAGCTTATCTCATGCAAAAGCGGTGTCCCGGACAACTCTGGGCACCGCTTTTGTCATTTATCTTTTATTTATATAAGGCTGTATTATGCTTGCGAAGGTCCTGCAGCAATCCATGACAACAATCCGTACGTATGCTTGCAATCTGCCGTACGTGACACTTCCAGTACCGCTTCATCCTCACTCTGCGAGAGAAGAGATACCTGAAATCCCCGGTCATTGCTCATGGCTACAATCACATAATGTTCTGAAGCAAATGACTCTTCAAACACAACGGTTACCTCTGTGCATGCTTCACTCTCTGGCAGTACAAAAGCTTCCATTCCAAATTGCTGTACCACAGGTTGCTTGCTTACGCTACGAACTGGCTGGAAGGACAAATGTTTGGCCTGAACTGCGCCCGATTGCAGCTGGTTGCTGCCCACGGCATCATCACACAGATGCTCCTGTGTAATGGATTGAGGTTCTGGATTATACTCCACTTGAACAGCATATCCTGACGACGTTTCGACTGAATCAACAACGGATTGAGTCCTTTCATCTGTTACAGATTCCGCAATTTCTTCTGTCCATTCTGTAGAGAATTCAGCCCCGGCTTGAG from Paenibacillus sp. FSL R5-0341 harbors:
- a CDS encoding glycosyltransferase produces the protein MRKTRTKARFATQSKVRRGKTVLKKRGLKSGQKKGTKAYMFVIPPKQQMLQAKDGTKNEAENGIRDTSPHGDDSQRPMLSVIIPAMNEEKTIGAVVREALRICRDAEVLVVVNGSTDGTANAAKRAGARVLTYAEALGHDGGRKVGAAAARGQVLLFTDADIAIPAEHLAPYVQAVLKGTDVALNDYHGPITRSPIHPVVEAKHMLNSILARSDLRGASMTAIPHALSRHGLEVIGITSLEVPPLAQAKAVIGGLRVRAVHHVPVGRLNAVRIKKRSGPDPLSQVVLNDHLAAIRWITDTLGPRGGHTDLQRVRSLAR
- a CDS encoding M4 family metallopeptidase; amino-acid sequence: MKFAKVMPTILGGALLLASVSSATAAPVSDQSIPLQAPYASEEGIPLSSGTDDTIFNYLGQQEQFLNSDVRSQLKIVKRNTDTAGVRHFRLKQYIKGIPVYGAEQTIHLDKTGAVSSALGDLPPIEEQAIPNDGVAEISREDAIRIATEEATSRIGELGAAEITPQAELNIYHHEEDGQTYLVYITEVNVLEPAPLRTKYFVNAVDGNIVSQFDLINFATGTGTGVLGDTKTLTTTQSGSTFQLKDTTRGNGIQTYTANNGSSLPGTLLTDSDNVWTDRAGVDAHAYAAATYDFYKNKFNRNGINGNGLLIRSTVHYGSNYNNAFWNGAQIVFGDGDGTTFRSLSGDLDVVGHELTHGVIEYTANLEYRNEPGALNEAFADIFGNTIQSKNWLLGDDIYTPNIPGDALRSLSNPTLYGQPDKYSDRYTGTQDNGGVHINSGIINKAYFLAAQGGTHNGVTVTGIGRDKAIQIFYSTLVNYLTPTSKFAAAKTATIQAAKDLYGATSAEATAITKAYQAVGL